One Chordicoccus furentiruminis DNA window includes the following coding sequences:
- a CDS encoding plasmid mobilization protein → MTIFGIYYPEPEGCRTNRITLRLTDKEQEMLKDAAWKAKMSQAAFIRSKVFGSKVPELPAEVKDSLHRLDYSITKIGTNINQIARVANASGYVSSYEMRNLRERQEELEETCSRIFREIMRACEYGGHEASSD, encoded by the coding sequence ATGACGATATTCGGAATTTATTATCCGGAGCCTGAGGGCTGCCGGACCAACAGGATCACTTTAAGGCTCACGGACAAAGAACAGGAGATGCTGAAAGACGCCGCCTGGAAGGCGAAGATGAGCCAGGCGGCATTTATCCGAAGCAAGGTCTTCGGGTCGAAAGTACCTGAGCTTCCGGCTGAGGTCAAAGACAGCCTTCACCGGCTCGACTACAGCATCACGAAGATCGGCACAAACATCAATCAGATCGCTCGCGTGGCGAACGCATCTGGATATGTCAGCAGCTATGAGATGCGAAATCTCCGGGAGAGGCAGGAGGAGCTGGAAGAGACCTGCAGCAGGATCTTCCGGGAAATCATGAGGGCTTGCGAGTATGGCGGTCACGAAGCTTCTTCGGATTAA
- a CDS encoding relaxase/mobilization nuclease domain-containing protein produces the protein MAVTKLLRIKERKSGDPSGGLKAALRYICNPDKAALIGGNAGSSPDHAYAVMKRNKDYWNKPGGSAGFHYVISFPPDCKVDAKTAALVAEDFTQDLMGGRYYFTYAVHTDKNHMHVHIVFDSVAVDDGVKYHSPKGDWEKRIQPISDRVCQKYGLPPLEYGEERTSVDHGEWTRRRERRKEKQDGPDTRDNWETGKQQAEHPYIHNWFDLMRDDIDEAIMRSPSYGSFLKYLQSLGYIVRDGKYLSLKPEGRERAVRTLRLGRGYSKEEIQERIEFVRSHPVDPEDYRRYGDMETVRRLLFLKKNSSGKWKMTPFQRSFYRSWRNTCLIRRPGPRARRGSRSAVLQLEELSDNLQFLIREDIRSEEELRQKWEASGIERKAVQSELSSVRTRIYRSGISRNVRRWKELKEKARRTPEEESELLQLEKEIERTMPIERAMAYEADLEAQKSRCLEQIRTLKSRERLLAGIDRQLMEMAKENISNHDTDRTINSRKPENRVKVPEREAPARSEEKVKNEKEEVIR, from the coding sequence ATGGCGGTCACGAAGCTTCTTCGGATTAAGGAGAGAAAGTCGGGAGACCCATCCGGAGGCCTGAAGGCAGCACTCCGCTATATCTGTAATCCGGACAAGGCGGCCCTGATTGGGGGAAATGCAGGAAGCAGTCCGGACCATGCCTATGCGGTCATGAAACGCAACAAGGACTACTGGAACAAACCCGGAGGGAGTGCCGGTTTTCACTACGTGATTTCATTTCCACCTGACTGCAAGGTTGATGCGAAAACGGCCGCTCTGGTTGCGGAGGACTTTACTCAGGATCTTATGGGCGGCAGGTATTATTTCACTTATGCGGTCCACACGGACAAGAACCATATGCACGTGCACATCGTCTTTGACTCGGTCGCGGTCGACGACGGGGTCAAGTACCATTCACCAAAGGGAGACTGGGAGAAACGGATCCAGCCGATCTCCGACCGGGTCTGCCAGAAGTACGGACTGCCGCCGCTTGAATATGGTGAGGAAAGGACATCAGTCGACCATGGCGAATGGACCCGGAGAAGAGAAAGACGGAAGGAGAAACAGGATGGTCCAGATACCAGGGACAACTGGGAAACGGGGAAACAGCAGGCAGAACATCCTTACATCCACAACTGGTTCGACCTCATGAGGGATGATATCGACGAGGCAATCATGCGAAGCCCCTCGTATGGATCATTTCTGAAATATCTGCAGTCGCTGGGCTACATTGTCCGGGACGGAAAGTATCTGTCTTTGAAACCGGAAGGAAGGGAGCGTGCGGTACGAACCCTCAGACTCGGCAGAGGATATTCGAAAGAGGAGATCCAGGAGCGAATCGAATTCGTGCGAAGTCATCCGGTCGATCCTGAAGACTATCGAAGGTATGGAGATATGGAGACGGTTCGCCGCCTTCTATTTCTGAAGAAGAACAGCTCTGGAAAATGGAAGATGACTCCCTTCCAGCGGAGTTTTTACCGAAGCTGGAGAAACACCTGCCTGATCCGAAGACCCGGTCCCAGGGCAAGAAGAGGGAGTCGGTCCGCTGTGCTGCAGCTGGAGGAACTGTCCGATAATCTGCAGTTTCTGATCCGGGAAGATATCCGTTCGGAGGAGGAGCTACGGCAGAAATGGGAAGCGTCTGGAATTGAGCGGAAAGCCGTCCAGTCGGAACTCTCATCTGTAAGGACCAGAATTTACAGAAGTGGTATCAGCAGGAATGTCCGAAGGTGGAAGGAACTGAAGGAAAAGGCAAGGCGTACCCCGGAAGAGGAGTCCGAGCTTCTGCAGCTGGAGAAGGAAATCGAGAGGACAATGCCGATCGAGCGGGCAATGGCTTATGAGGCAGATCTTGAAGCGCAGAAGTCAAGATGCCTAGAGCAGATTCGGACGTTAAAGAGCAGGGAACGTCTCCTTGCCGGAATTGACCGCCAGCTGATGGAAATGGCGAAGGAGAACATTTCTAATCACGATACAGACAGAACCATTAATAGCAGAAAACCAGAGAACAGGGTGAAGGTTCCGGAGAGGGAGGCTCCGGCAAGGTCAGAGGAAA